The segment GTGTCTGGCAATGGCTGTTGCACCAGGGCGCGAGCTGACTGGTCGCCCATTTTTGATGGCTATCAATTGCCAATGTCGTAATTCTTGATCATAAGTTAATGTTTTTGCAGAATGTCGCGATGGATACCGAAAAGGCGTCGGGGTTCGCCCTCCCCCACGAAGAAGCCCTTGGCGCCGTCTGGCTGGTCGGCCGCGACCGGCGCATCGAATTCGCCAATGCCGCGGCATGCCGTCTGTCGGGGTTGCCGCCCGACGCAATGACCGGCCGTCCGGTCGATCAACGGTTCTTCTCCACGCCCGACGCCCCGCCTCTGCCCCTCGCGCAGGGCCCCGGTCTGCGTTTTAGCCGTGAGCCCCTTCCCGACGGGCGCCTCCTGATCCAGGCCGCCCATCCCCTGCATGAAACCTGGCGGCAAAGCGAAGCCCGCTTCCGTCTGATGTTCGAATGCAGCCCGGTCGGCAGTTTCCACTTCGACGCCACAGGCCGGATCACCGCCTGCAATGACCGCTTCGTCGCCCTGATGGGGTCAAGCCGCGATGCGCTCGAAGGGCTGGACATGCTGTCCCTGCCCGACAACCGCATCACGAACGCCGTGCGCACCGCGCTGGCCGGCGACAGCGGCGTGTACGAGGGCCGCTACCACTCGGTGACCGGGCGGCGCGATCTGGATGTGCGGGCACTGTTCGCGCCGCTGACGGATCATCGCGGCGAGGTGACGGGGGGCCTGGGACTGGTCGAGGATTTCAGCGAACGCAAGCATGCCGAGGAGGCGCTGCTCGCCTATCGCCAGCGGCTGGCGCTGCTCGTCGAGCAAACCGCGCTGGCGGTCATCGAATGGGACGAGCGCTTTTGCGTGCGCGACTGGAACCCGGCCGCCAGCCAGATGTTCGGCTACAGCCGCGAAGAGGCGATCGGGCAGCACGCCTATTTCATTCTTGACGAGACGGAGCGGCAACGGGTGAACGACCAGGTGCTCCAGTCGCTGCTCAGTCAGCGCGGCGGGCACCGCTTCACCAACAACAATCTGACCCGCGCCGGCCGTACGATTATCTGCGAATGGTTCAATACCACCCTGGTCGACAGCGACGGGCGCACCCTGGGTGTGATCTCCCTGGTGCTGGACATCACCGAGCGGCGGCTTGCCGAACAACAGATCCGTTATCTGGCGCACTACGACCCGCTGACCGGCCTGCCCAACCGCGCCCTGCTCACCGACCGCGCGGTCCAGGCCCTCAACGCCGCGCAAAGCGAGGACCGGCCGCTGGCGCTGATGTTTCTGGACATCGACCATTTCAAGAATGTCAACGACACGCTGGGGCACAGCATCGGCGACGCCCTGCTCGCCAAGCTCGCCCGGCGTTTCGGCACGGCCTTGCGGCGCACCGACACGGTGTCGCGCCTTGGCGGCGACGAGTTCATTTTCTTGCTGCCCGACTGCGATGCCGACGGCGCCGCCCACGTGGCCCAGCAACTGCTCGCGGAAACCGCGCGCGACTGCCGGATCGGGCTGCACGAATTCAGCGTCTCCGCCTCCATCGGCATCGCCCTGTACCCGGTCGACGGAACCGATTTCGAAACCCTCTCCCGCGCGGCCGATATCGCCATGTACCGCGCCAAGCAGGAAGGCCGCAACACCTTCCGGCTTTTCGAGCCGAAGATGCAGGAACGCGCGGCGCGCCATCTTGCCATTGAAAACGCGCTGCGGCGCGCGCTCGAACGCAACGAACTGACCTTGCACTACCAGCCGCAGCAATGCCTCAAAAGCGGTCGCATTCTCGGCGTGGAGGCGCTGCTGCGCTGGAAGAGCGCCGAGCTGGGCGACGTGCCTCCGGCCGAATTCATCCCTCTTGCCGAGGAAAGCGGGCTGATCGTTCCGATCGGGGAATGGGTCATGCGCACCGCGGCGCGACAGATGGTGGCCTGGATGGCGGCGGGGCTGCCTCCTCTGGTGGTGGCCGTCAATCTTTCCATGGTGCAGTTCCGCCAGAGCAATCTGCCCGCCCGGGTCGGCGCGATTCTCGCCGACACCGGACTGCCCGCCGGGCTTTTGGAAATCGAATTGACCGAAAGCGTGTCGATGAACCAGCCCGAAGCGGCCATCGCCATGACACGCGCGCTGCAGGCCTGCGGGGTCATGCTGTCCGTCGATGATTTCGGTACTTGCTATTCATCGCTCGCCTACCTCAAGCGCCTGTCCATCGACAAACTGAAAATCGACCGTTCGTTCATCGGGGAACTGGACACCGATCATGACGATCAGGCGATCGTATCGGCGATTGTCAGCCTGGCCGGTTCGCTGGGGCTGCAGACGGTGGCGGAAGGCGTCGAAAGCCCGG is part of the Paludibacterium paludis genome and harbors:
- a CDS encoding sensor domain-containing protein — encoded protein: MDTEKASGFALPHEEALGAVWLVGRDRRIEFANAAACRLSGLPPDAMTGRPVDQRFFSTPDAPPLPLAQGPGLRFSREPLPDGRLLIQAAHPLHETWRQSEARFRLMFECSPVGSFHFDATGRITACNDRFVALMGSSRDALEGLDMLSLPDNRITNAVRTALAGDSGVYEGRYHSVTGRRDLDVRALFAPLTDHRGEVTGGLGLVEDFSERKHAEEALLAYRQRLALLVEQTALAVIEWDERFCVRDWNPAASQMFGYSREEAIGQHAYFILDETERQRVNDQVLQSLLSQRGGHRFTNNNLTRAGRTIICEWFNTTLVDSDGRTLGVISLVLDITERRLAEQQIRYLAHYDPLTGLPNRALLTDRAVQALNAAQSEDRPLALMFLDIDHFKNVNDTLGHSIGDALLAKLARRFGTALRRTDTVSRLGGDEFIFLLPDCDADGAAHVAQQLLAETARDCRIGLHEFSVSASIGIALYPVDGTDFETLSRAADIAMYRAKQEGRNTFRLFEPKMQERAARHLAIENALRRALERNELTLHYQPQQCLKSGRILGVEALLRWKSAELGDVPPAEFIPLAEESGLIVPIGEWVMRTAARQMVAWMAAGLPPLVVAVNLSMVQFRQSNLPARVGAILADTGLPAGLLEIELTESVSMNQPEAAIAMTRALQACGVMLSVDDFGTCYSSLAYLKRLSIDKLKIDRSFIGELDTDHDDQAIVSAIVSLAGSLGLQTVAEGVESPGQLDFLSRLGCDIAQGYLISRPLAAPDMFRWLKSRAGSVRAAPLTAATAGAEPSSV